One Actinospica robiniae DSM 44927 genomic region harbors:
- a CDS encoding GTPase, with amino-acid sequence MTQAQATSPGAGTGARLDALGRVVELAEDRLAAPELAPARELLARAAERYALSAEHTLVVLGGSTGVGKSSLFNALVGIGLSPVAVRRPTTSEPLACVWEAERLEEARPLLDRLGVDQRKQLCRESPLDLGRRSPGQAPPPRDPLAGLVLVDLPDHDSTRLEHRAVVDRAVEFADLLIWVTDPQKYADASWHDDYLKPLSSHSGVTLVLLNQMDKLPAGSGPECVADLRRLLDLDGLHEAEVLPVSARTGEGLAQLRARLADVVTGRRAAADRLGADVDRVATDLSPLLGAPAAGGPAPAPTDTGTIVPGPRPVDQVSDGDRERALSGLRAAAGVASLADAVAARAVARTLTAVSSPLRGLGRIWRGGQARSLPVVGPDAPAAVPVDRGGLDQVLGQFARSATHQLPEEWGRSVRARITGSRREVAEQLDLALSQCELSAVDGASAGTGAARSGHVILLVLGALGLVSGLGGVAGALPGGLGGLGFAVAALGAAGSILLDLRARASARARATKSGQVAAGSLSVELAAVAQDAMFAPAAEELDRYRRALEAFGTVAR; translated from the coding sequence ATGACACAGGCGCAGGCCACTTCGCCGGGAGCCGGCACCGGCGCCCGGCTGGACGCGCTCGGCCGGGTCGTCGAGCTCGCCGAGGACCGGCTGGCCGCCCCCGAGCTGGCCCCGGCCCGCGAGCTGCTGGCCCGCGCGGCCGAGCGGTACGCGCTCTCGGCCGAGCACACCCTGGTGGTGCTCGGCGGGTCCACCGGCGTGGGCAAGTCCTCGCTGTTCAACGCGCTGGTCGGGATCGGCCTCTCGCCGGTCGCGGTGCGCCGCCCGACCACCTCGGAGCCGCTGGCCTGCGTCTGGGAGGCCGAGCGGCTGGAGGAGGCGCGGCCGCTGCTCGACCGGCTCGGGGTGGACCAGCGCAAGCAGCTGTGCCGGGAGTCGCCGCTCGACCTGGGCCGGCGCTCGCCCGGCCAGGCCCCGCCGCCGCGCGATCCGCTGGCCGGGCTGGTGCTGGTGGACCTGCCGGACCACGACTCGACCCGGCTCGAGCACCGGGCCGTGGTGGACCGTGCGGTCGAGTTCGCCGACCTGTTGATCTGGGTGACCGATCCGCAGAAGTACGCCGACGCCTCCTGGCACGACGACTATCTCAAGCCGCTGTCCTCGCACAGCGGGGTCACCCTCGTTCTGCTCAACCAGATGGACAAGCTGCCGGCCGGCTCGGGCCCCGAGTGCGTGGCCGACCTGCGCCGGCTGCTCGACCTCGACGGCCTGCACGAGGCCGAGGTGCTTCCGGTCTCCGCCCGCACCGGCGAGGGCCTGGCGCAGCTGCGTGCGCGGCTGGCCGACGTGGTCACCGGCCGCCGGGCCGCCGCCGATCGGCTGGGCGCGGACGTGGACCGGGTCGCGACGGACCTCTCTCCGCTGCTCGGCGCGCCCGCCGCGGGAGGACCCGCGCCCGCCCCGACCGACACCGGCACGATCGTGCCCGGGCCGCGGCCGGTCGATCAGGTCTCTGACGGTGACCGGGAGCGGGCGCTGTCCGGCCTGCGCGCGGCCGCCGGCGTGGCCAGCCTGGCCGACGCGGTCGCCGCGCGGGCGGTGGCCCGCACGCTGACCGCCGTCTCGAGCCCGTTGCGCGGCCTCGGCCGGATCTGGCGCGGCGGGCAGGCCCGCAGCCTGCCGGTGGTCGGTCCGGACGCACCCGCGGCCGTGCCGGTGGACCGCGGCGGCCTGGACCAGGTGCTCGGCCAGTTCGCGCGTTCGGCCACGCACCAGCTGCCGGAGGAGTGGGGCCGCTCCGTGCGCGCCCGGATCACCGGCTCCCGGCGCGAGGTGGCCGAGCAGCTCGACCTCGCGTTGAGCCAGTGCGAGCTGTCCGCGGTGGACGGCGCGAGCGCGGGCACCGGCGCCGCGCGGTCCGGACACGTGATCCTGCTCGTGCTCGGGGCCCTCGGCTTGGTGAGCGGACTCGGCGGCGTGGCCGGCGCGTTGCCCGGCGGGCTCGGCGGCTTGGGCTTCGCGGTGGCGGCGCTCGGCGCGGCGGGTTCGATCCTGCTCGACCTGCGGGCGCGGGCCTCGGCCCGGGCCCGGGCGACGAAGTCGGGGCAGGTGGCCGCCGGGTCGCTCTCGGTGGAGCTCGCCGCCGTGGCCCAGGACGCGATGTTCGCCCCGGCCGCCGAGGAGCTGGACCGCTACCGGCGCGCGCTGGAGGCCTTCGGCACGGTCGCGCGCTGA
- the ettA gene encoding energy-dependent translational throttle protein EttA, producing MAEFIYTLRKARKAHGDKVILDDVTLSFLPGAKIGVVGPNGAGKSTVLKIMAGLEQPSNGDATLSPGYSVGILMQEPVLNEEKDVLGNIQEGVAETKAMLDRFNEVAELMATDYSDELLAEMGTLQEQLDHRDAWDLDAQLEQAMDALRCPPPDADVKVLSGGEKRRVALCKLLLEAPDLLLLDEPTNHLDAESVLWLEQHLAKYPGTVVAITHDRYFLDNVAQWILELDRGRAYPYEGNYSTYLESKAARLKVEGQKDAKRAKRLKEELEWVRSNAKGRQAKSKARLSRYEEMAAEAEKTRKLDFEEIQIPPGPRLGSVVVEVEELNKGFGERVLIDGLSFTLPRNGIVGVVGPNGAGKTTLFKTIVGLEEADAGKVKIGETVKISYVDQGRGGIDPKKTLWEVVSDGLDYIHVGQVEMPSRAYVSAFGFKGPDQQKPAGILSGGERNRLNLALTLKQGGNLLLLDEPTNDLDVETLSSLENALLDFPGCAVVVSHDRWFLDRVATHILAYEGDSKWFWFEGNFESYEKNKVERLGPEAARPHRVTYRKLTRD from the coding sequence ATGGCTGAGTTCATCTACACCCTGCGCAAGGCCCGTAAGGCCCACGGCGACAAGGTCATCCTCGACGACGTGACGCTGAGTTTCCTGCCGGGTGCGAAGATCGGCGTGGTCGGTCCGAACGGCGCCGGCAAGTCCACCGTGCTGAAGATCATGGCAGGGCTCGAGCAGCCCTCGAACGGCGACGCGACGCTCAGCCCCGGCTACTCGGTCGGCATTCTGATGCAGGAGCCGGTGCTCAACGAGGAGAAGGACGTCCTCGGCAACATCCAGGAGGGCGTCGCCGAGACCAAGGCGATGCTCGACCGGTTCAACGAGGTCGCCGAGCTGATGGCCACCGACTACTCGGACGAGCTGCTGGCCGAGATGGGCACGCTGCAGGAGCAGCTCGACCACCGCGATGCCTGGGACCTCGACGCCCAGCTCGAGCAGGCCATGGACGCGCTGCGCTGCCCGCCGCCCGACGCCGATGTCAAGGTCCTGTCCGGTGGCGAGAAGCGCCGGGTGGCGCTGTGCAAGCTGCTGCTCGAGGCGCCCGACCTGCTGCTGCTGGACGAGCCCACCAACCACCTGGACGCCGAGTCCGTGCTCTGGCTCGAGCAGCACCTCGCGAAGTACCCCGGCACCGTCGTCGCGATCACCCACGACCGGTACTTCCTGGACAACGTCGCGCAGTGGATCCTCGAGCTCGACCGTGGCCGCGCCTACCCCTACGAGGGCAACTACTCGACCTACCTCGAGAGCAAGGCCGCGCGGCTGAAGGTGGAGGGGCAGAAGGACGCCAAGCGCGCCAAGCGGCTCAAGGAAGAGCTCGAATGGGTGCGCTCGAACGCCAAGGGCCGCCAGGCCAAGTCCAAGGCGCGCCTGTCCCGGTACGAGGAGATGGCGGCCGAGGCGGAGAAGACCCGGAAGCTGGACTTCGAGGAGATCCAGATCCCGCCGGGCCCGCGCCTGGGCAGCGTCGTGGTCGAGGTGGAGGAGCTCAACAAGGGCTTCGGCGAGCGGGTGCTGATCGACGGCCTCAGCTTCACCCTGCCGCGCAACGGCATCGTCGGCGTGGTCGGGCCGAACGGCGCGGGCAAGACCACGCTGTTCAAGACGATCGTGGGCCTCGAGGAGGCGGACGCGGGCAAGGTCAAGATCGGCGAGACGGTCAAGATCTCGTACGTGGACCAGGGCCGCGGCGGCATCGACCCGAAGAAGACGCTGTGGGAGGTCGTCTCCGACGGGCTCGACTACATCCACGTCGGCCAGGTCGAGATGCCCTCGCGCGCCTACGTCTCGGCGTTCGGATTCAAGGGCCCGGACCAGCAGAAGCCGGCCGGGATCCTCTCCGGCGGCGAGCGCAACCGGCTGAACCTGGCGCTGACCCTCAAGCAGGGCGGCAACCTGCTGCTGCTCGACGAGCCGACCAACGACCTCGACGTCGAGACGCTCTCCTCGCTGGAGAACGCGCTGCTCGACTTCCCGGGCTGCGCGGTGGTCGTCTCGCACGACCGCTGGTTCCTGGACCGGGTGGCCACGCACATCCTGGCCTACGAGGGCGACTCGAAGTGGTTCTGGTTCGAGGGCAACTTCGAGTCCTACGAGAAGAACAAGGTCGAGCGGCTCGGCCCTGAGGCGGCCCGCCCGCACCGGGTCACCTACCGGAAGCTCACCCGTGACTGA
- a CDS encoding thioesterase family protein, whose protein sequence is MRRDEEEPAAASAGRRHVYLCPLRWADMDSYGHVNNVEYLRYLEQARVDWMFETAREAGVEQFSLGTVVARHEIEYKRPLVYRAAPVRVEIWVTKINAASFTCAYEVRDEDVLYAVAQTTLVPFDLAAQRPRRILPEENFYLRQYLQEPAAPEAGRRA, encoded by the coding sequence ATCCGCCGGGACGAGGAAGAGCCCGCGGCCGCTTCGGCCGGCCGCAGGCACGTCTACCTGTGCCCGCTGCGGTGGGCGGACATGGACTCGTACGGGCACGTGAACAACGTGGAGTACCTGCGCTACCTGGAGCAGGCCCGCGTGGACTGGATGTTCGAGACGGCGCGCGAGGCCGGGGTGGAGCAGTTCAGCCTCGGCACGGTGGTCGCGCGCCACGAGATCGAGTACAAGCGGCCGCTGGTGTACCGGGCCGCTCCGGTCCGGGTGGAGATCTGGGTGACCAAGATCAACGCGGCGTCGTTCACCTGCGCCTACGAGGTGCGCGACGAGGACGTGCTGTACGCGGTGGCGCAGACCACGCTGGTGCCGTTCGACCTGGCCGCGCAGCGGCCGCGCCGGATCCTGCCGGAGGAGAACTTCTACCTGCGCCAGTATCTGCAGGAGCCGGCCGCGCCCGAGGCGGGACGGCGGGCATGA
- a CDS encoding cupin domain-containing protein, giving the protein MSVMIHKSLDSPEEVRPFEDDMGHLDMVNLGAAPVGRAVFEPGWRWSEHVKPIAKTDSCEMAHTGYVVSGRITIAMDSGEKDTYEPGDFMIVPPGHDAWVEGDEACVVIDWQGYADYAKPPAD; this is encoded by the coding sequence ATGTCCGTCATGATCCACAAGAGCCTCGACAGCCCGGAAGAGGTGAGGCCCTTCGAAGACGACATGGGCCACCTCGACATGGTCAACCTCGGCGCCGCGCCGGTGGGCCGCGCGGTGTTCGAGCCGGGCTGGCGCTGGTCCGAGCACGTCAAGCCGATCGCCAAGACCGACAGCTGCGAGATGGCGCACACCGGATACGTCGTCTCCGGCCGGATCACGATCGCCATGGACAGCGGCGAGAAGGACACCTACGAGCCGGGCGACTTCATGATCGTCCCGCCCGGGCACGACGCCTGGGTCGAGGGTGACGAGGCGTGCGTCGTCATCGACTGGCAGGGCTACGCCGACTACGCGAAGCCCCCAGCCGACTGA
- a CDS encoding GNAT family N-acetyltransferase, translated as MRTLLAPSPALIDPPDVLLLESADALAVELAASFLAEESARGGAAAARYLESDPREYETWLGGALIGVRGADGSPAAGGGFRRYDNTTAELAQLWTRPELRRNGLARRVLRHLEPLARRAGYSRLYAVAEPGHETLRLALRACGYEPLGQPGLEYLGFVKAL; from the coding sequence ATGCGCACCCTGCTCGCGCCCTCCCCTGCCCTGATCGATCCGCCCGACGTCCTGCTGCTCGAGTCCGCCGACGCGCTCGCGGTGGAGCTCGCGGCGTCCTTCCTGGCCGAGGAGTCGGCCCGCGGCGGCGCGGCCGCCGCCCGCTATCTGGAGTCTGATCCGCGTGAATACGAGACCTGGCTCGGCGGCGCCCTGATCGGCGTGCGCGGCGCGGACGGCTCGCCCGCGGCGGGCGGCGGATTCCGCCGCTACGACAACACCACCGCCGAGCTCGCCCAGCTCTGGACCCGGCCGGAACTGCGCCGCAACGGGCTGGCTCGGCGGGTGCTGCGCCACCTCGAACCGCTGGCCAGGCGGGCCGGATACTCGCGCCTGTACGCCGTGGCCGAGCCCGGCCACGAGACGCTGCGGCTCGCCCTCCGCGCCTGCGGCTACGAGCCGCTCGGGCAGCCGGGGCTGGAGTACCTGGGCTTCGTCAAGGCCCTGTGA
- a CDS encoding globin, which translates to MSAIPSPGEATTESLYDRIGEEPFRRIVHGFYQGVAEDPELRAMYPEQDLEPAEERLRMFLIQYWGGPRTYSEQRGHPRLRMRHASFHIDVAARDRWLRHMRAAVDAQDLAPADRDELWAYLEHAATFMLNA; encoded by the coding sequence GTGAGCGCGATCCCGAGTCCGGGCGAGGCGACGACCGAGTCGCTGTACGACCGGATCGGCGAGGAGCCGTTCCGGCGCATCGTGCACGGCTTCTACCAGGGCGTGGCCGAGGACCCTGAGCTGCGGGCGATGTACCCGGAGCAGGATCTGGAGCCGGCCGAGGAGCGGCTGCGGATGTTCCTGATCCAGTACTGGGGCGGCCCGCGCACCTACTCCGAGCAGCGCGGACACCCGCGGCTGCGGATGCGGCACGCCTCGTTCCACATCGACGTCGCGGCCAGGGACCGCTGGCTGCGGCACATGCGCGCGGCCGTGGACGCGCAGGACCTGGCGCCGGCGGACCGCGACGAACTGTGGGCGTACCTCGAGCACGCCGCCACCTTCATGCTCAACGCCTGA
- the groES gene encoding co-chaperone GroES, whose protein sequence is MANVAIKPLEDRVVVKPLDAEQTTASGLVIPDTAKEKPQEGTVLAVGPGRFENGNRLPLDVKEGDVVLYSKYGGTEVKYNGEEYLVLSARDLLAVVSK, encoded by the coding sequence GTGGCTAACGTTGCCATCAAGCCGCTCGAGGACCGTGTGGTCGTCAAGCCGCTGGACGCCGAGCAGACCACCGCCTCCGGCCTGGTGATCCCGGACACCGCCAAGGAGAAGCCCCAGGAGGGCACCGTCCTGGCGGTCGGCCCCGGCCGCTTCGAGAACGGCAACCGGCTGCCCCTGGACGTCAAGGAAGGCGACGTCGTCCTGTACTCGAAGTACGGCGGCACCGAGGTCAAGTACAACGGCGAGGAGTACCTCGTCCTGTCGGCGCGCGACCTGCTCGCCGTCGTCTCGAAGTGA
- the groL gene encoding chaperonin GroEL (60 kDa chaperone family; promotes refolding of misfolded polypeptides especially under stressful conditions; forms two stacked rings of heptamers to form a barrel-shaped 14mer; ends can be capped by GroES; misfolded proteins enter the barrel where they are refolded when GroES binds), translating to MAKQLQFDEDARRKLERGVNALADAVKVTIGPKGRNVVIDKKFGAPTITNDGVTIAREVELEDPYENLGAQLAKEVATKTNDIAGDGTTTATVLAQAMVREGLRNVAAGAQPIALKRGIDAAVKSVSEALLASAKPVETKEAIAQVGSLSAQDKAIGELIAEAMDKVGKDGVITVEESNTMGLDLEFTEGMQFDKGYLSPYMVTDQERMEAVLEDAYVLINQGKVSAITDLLPILEKVAQARKPLLIIAEDVDGEALSTLVVNKIRGTFNSVAVKAPGFGDRRKAMLQDMAILTGAQVVSPEVGLKLDQVGTEVLGTARRVTITKDDTTIVDGAGDAGAVADRIKQIKAEIENSDSDWDREKLQERLAKLAGGVCVIRVGAATEVELKEKKHRLEDAISATRAAVEEGIVSGGGSALVHAAAALSDNLGLLGDEATGVSIVRKAMVEPLRWIAENAGLEGYVVTDKVSRLEDGHGLNAATGEYVDLVAAGVIDPVKVTRSALANAASIASMLLTTEALVVEKPEPAEEAAGHGHGHGHSH from the coding sequence ATGGCCAAGCAGCTGCAGTTCGACGAGGACGCCCGCCGTAAGCTCGAGCGCGGCGTCAACGCCCTCGCCGACGCGGTCAAGGTGACCATCGGCCCCAAGGGCCGCAACGTCGTGATCGACAAGAAGTTCGGCGCGCCGACCATCACCAACGACGGCGTCACCATCGCCCGCGAGGTCGAGCTCGAGGACCCGTACGAGAACCTCGGCGCCCAGCTCGCCAAGGAAGTGGCGACCAAGACCAACGACATCGCCGGCGACGGCACCACCACCGCGACCGTGCTGGCCCAGGCCATGGTGCGCGAGGGTCTGCGCAACGTGGCGGCCGGCGCCCAGCCGATCGCACTCAAGCGCGGCATCGACGCGGCGGTCAAGTCCGTCTCCGAGGCCCTGCTCGCCTCCGCCAAGCCGGTGGAGACGAAGGAGGCCATCGCGCAGGTCGGCTCGCTCTCCGCGCAGGACAAGGCGATCGGCGAGCTGATCGCCGAGGCCATGGACAAGGTCGGCAAGGACGGCGTGATCACCGTCGAGGAGTCCAACACCATGGGCCTCGACCTGGAGTTCACCGAGGGCATGCAGTTCGACAAGGGCTACCTGTCCCCGTACATGGTCACCGACCAGGAGCGCATGGAGGCCGTCCTGGAGGACGCCTACGTGCTGATCAACCAGGGCAAGGTCTCCGCGATCACCGACCTGCTGCCGATCCTGGAGAAGGTCGCCCAGGCCCGCAAGCCGCTGCTGATCATCGCCGAGGACGTCGACGGCGAGGCCCTGTCCACCCTGGTGGTCAACAAGATCCGCGGCACCTTCAACTCGGTCGCGGTCAAGGCCCCCGGCTTCGGCGACCGCCGCAAGGCGATGCTGCAGGACATGGCGATCCTCACCGGCGCCCAGGTGGTCTCGCCCGAGGTCGGCCTGAAGCTGGACCAGGTCGGCACCGAGGTGCTCGGCACCGCCCGCCGGGTGACCATCACCAAGGACGACACCACGATCGTGGACGGCGCCGGCGACGCCGGCGCCGTGGCCGACCGGATCAAGCAGATCAAGGCCGAGATCGAGAACTCGGACTCGGACTGGGACCGCGAGAAGCTGCAGGAGCGGCTGGCCAAGCTGGCCGGCGGCGTGTGCGTCATCCGTGTCGGCGCGGCCACCGAGGTCGAGCTGAAGGAGAAGAAGCACCGTCTCGAGGACGCGATCTCGGCCACCCGCGCCGCGGTCGAGGAGGGCATCGTCTCCGGCGGCGGCTCGGCCCTGGTGCACGCCGCCGCGGCCCTGTCCGACAACCTCGGCCTGCTCGGCGACGAGGCCACCGGTGTCTCGATCGTCCGCAAGGCCATGGTCGAGCCGCTGCGCTGGATCGCCGAGAACGCCGGCCTCGAGGGCTACGTGGTGACCGACAAGGTCTCCCGGCTCGAGGACGGCCACGGCCTGAACGCCGCCACCGGCGAGTACGTCGACCTGGTCGCGGCCGGCGTCATCGACCCGGTCAAGGTGACCCGCTCGGCCCTGGCCAACGCCGCGTCGATCGCCTCGATGCTGCTGACCACCGAGGCCCTCGTGGTGGAGAAGCCCGAGCCGGCCGAGGAGGCCGCCGGCCACGGCCACGGACACGGCCACAGCCACTAG
- a CDS encoding MerR family transcriptional regulator — protein MSTQFERPSPHPPNGAARSGAHAIVLPAPRRPDQVLPAPRRPLAAAGGCRRAEAARRAGVAPSTLRGWERRRLAGPSGAIGYTPYDIVRLEALARLVRAGQSAEDAARRLDALAAAGGRVAG, from the coding sequence ATGTCGACGCAGTTCGAACGGCCGAGCCCGCACCCTCCGAATGGCGCAGCCCGGTCCGGGGCGCACGCGATCGTCCTACCCGCCCCCCGGCGTCCTGACCAGGTCCTGCCCGCGCCGAGGCGCCCGCTAGCAGCCGCCGGGGGTTGCCGCAGGGCGGAGGCGGCCCGGCGGGCCGGGGTGGCGCCGAGCACCCTGCGCGGTTGGGAGCGGCGGCGGCTGGCCGGGCCGAGCGGCGCCATCGGCTACACCCCCTACGACATCGTCCGGCTGGAGGCGCTCGCCCGGCTGGTGCGCGCCGGGCAGTCCGCCGAGGACGCCGCGCGACGCCTGGACGCACTCGCGGCGGCCGGGGGGCGCGTGGCCGGGTGA
- a CDS encoding response regulator transcription factor: protein MTSILVCDDSPLARETLRRAVATVPGVDRVTTASSGEEVLRRWTADRADLVLMDVRMPGLGGVETVRRLVSSDPTARVVMLTMAEDLDGVALAVASGARGYLHKDASRAELRATVSQALADPTWRLAPRRLRPAEVGSAPTLTAREIQVLEGMSHGRSNAEIGRDLFLSEDTVKTHARRLFKKLGASDRAHAVALGFRWGLVR, encoded by the coding sequence ATGACATCCATTCTGGTCTGCGACGACTCACCCCTGGCCCGTGAAACCCTGCGCCGCGCGGTGGCTACCGTGCCCGGCGTCGACCGGGTCACGACCGCGAGCAGCGGGGAGGAGGTGTTGCGCCGCTGGACCGCCGACCGAGCCGATCTGGTGCTCATGGACGTGCGGATGCCCGGCCTCGGCGGGGTCGAGACGGTACGACGGCTCGTCTCGAGCGATCCGACCGCCCGCGTGGTCATGTTGACCATGGCCGAGGACCTCGACGGGGTCGCTCTGGCCGTCGCCTCGGGCGCCCGCGGGTATCTGCACAAGGACGCCTCGCGCGCCGAGCTGCGCGCCACCGTCTCCCAGGCTCTGGCCGACCCGACCTGGCGGCTGGCCCCGCGCCGGCTGCGGCCGGCCGAGGTGGGCTCCGCGCCCACCCTGACCGCCCGGGAGATCCAGGTGCTCGAGGGCATGAGCCACGGCCGGTCGAACGCGGAGATCGGCCGGGACCTGTTCCTGTCCGAGGACACCGTGAAGACCCATGCGCGCCGGCTGTTCAAGAAGCTCGGAGCGTCCGATCGGGCTCACGCGGTCGCGCTGGGCTTCCGTTGGGGCTTGGTCAGGTAG
- the guaB gene encoding IMP dehydrogenase, translating into MSASDIFSEKFALEGLTFDDVLLVPGYSDLAPGEAHTRTRLSRNITVNIPLISAAMDTVTEARMAIAMARQGGAGVLHRNLSVADQAAHVDMVKRSESGMITQPVTVGPQATLAEVDALCAKYRISGLPVVDEAGLLIGIVTNRDLRFETDHGRRVHEVMTKAPLVTGKVGTTGDEAMQLMGAHKIEKLPLVDAEGRLHGLITVKDFTKSDQYPNATKDAEGRLVVGAAVGVGEDAFRRAMALVEAGVDFIVSDVAHGHTGSLAETVAKIKANAHVDVIAGNVVTASGAQMLIDAGADAVKVGVGPGSICTTRVVAGVGMPQITAIYEVAKAARPAGVPVIGDGGLQYSGDIAKAIAAGADTVMLGSLLAGCEESPGELIFINGKQYKQYRGMGSLAAMSSRGKPEGKSYSRDRYAQHEVSSDDKLIPEGVEGQVPFRGPVAAVAHQLIGGVGQAMHYTGSRTIADLQRAQFVRITSAGLTESHPHDIQMTVEAPNYHSR; encoded by the coding sequence GTGTCCGCGTCCGACATCTTCAGCGAGAAGTTCGCGCTCGAAGGGCTCACCTTCGACGACGTCCTGTTGGTGCCGGGGTATTCGGACCTTGCCCCGGGCGAGGCGCACACCCGCACCCGGCTCAGCCGCAACATCACCGTGAACATCCCGCTCATCTCGGCGGCGATGGACACGGTGACCGAGGCGCGGATGGCCATCGCCATGGCCCGGCAGGGCGGCGCGGGCGTGCTGCACCGCAACCTCTCCGTGGCCGACCAGGCCGCGCACGTCGACATGGTCAAGCGCTCCGAGTCCGGCATGATCACCCAGCCGGTCACGGTCGGCCCGCAGGCCACGCTCGCCGAGGTGGACGCGCTGTGCGCCAAGTACCGCATCAGCGGCCTTCCGGTGGTCGACGAGGCCGGCCTGCTGATCGGCATAGTGACCAACCGCGACCTGCGCTTCGAGACCGACCACGGCCGGCGCGTGCACGAGGTCATGACGAAGGCCCCGCTGGTGACCGGCAAGGTCGGCACCACCGGCGACGAGGCCATGCAGCTCATGGGCGCGCACAAGATCGAGAAGCTGCCGCTGGTCGACGCCGAGGGCCGGCTGCACGGCCTGATCACGGTCAAGGACTTCACCAAGTCCGACCAGTACCCCAACGCCACCAAGGACGCCGAGGGCCGCCTCGTCGTGGGCGCGGCGGTCGGCGTGGGCGAGGACGCGTTCCGCCGGGCGATGGCCCTGGTCGAGGCCGGCGTGGACTTCATCGTCTCGGACGTCGCGCACGGCCACACCGGCTCGCTGGCCGAGACCGTCGCCAAGATCAAGGCGAACGCGCACGTGGACGTGATCGCGGGCAACGTGGTGACGGCGTCCGGCGCGCAGATGCTGATCGACGCGGGCGCGGACGCGGTCAAGGTGGGCGTCGGCCCCGGCTCGATCTGCACCACGCGCGTGGTCGCGGGCGTCGGCATGCCGCAGATCACCGCGATCTACGAGGTGGCCAAGGCGGCCCGGCCGGCCGGCGTGCCGGTGATCGGCGACGGCGGCCTGCAGTACTCCGGCGACATCGCCAAGGCCATCGCGGCCGGCGCGGACACCGTGATGCTCGGCTCGCTGCTGGCCGGCTGCGAGGAGTCGCCCGGCGAGCTGATCTTCATCAACGGCAAGCAGTACAAGCAGTACCGCGGCATGGGCTCGCTCGCGGCGATGTCCTCGCGCGGCAAGCCCGAGGGCAAGTCCTACTCGCGTGACCGCTACGCCCAGCACGAGGTGAGCTCGGACGACAAGCTGATCCCCGAGGGCGTCGAGGGCCAGGTGCCCTTCCGCGGCCCGGTCGCCGCGGTGGCGCACCAGCTGATCGGCGGCGTCGGCCAGGCCATGCACTACACCGGCTCGCGCACCATCGCGGACCTGCAGCGGGCCCAGTTCGTGCGGATCACCTCGGCCGGCCTGACCGAGAGCCACCCGCACGACATCCAGATGACGGTCGAAGCGCCCAACTACCACTCCCGGTGA